One region of Syntrophobacter fumaroxidans MPOB genomic DNA includes:
- a CDS encoding RHS repeat-associated core domain-containing protein encodes MGNLIGVGSADSGTTTYGYRAEGTLVWRIDARGIRTDYTSDLLYRIKEASYPAVGDLGAYTVSYTYDQRANGKGHPTTVTDPSGTTLLNYDARGRLKEKKSTVSGFQFTLSRTFSPAGRVNQLTYPSGRTVTYSRAGCGCKLTGVSTTYGAESATTILENLTYQPFGQATGMGWGNAGSVVSEYDLNGRLTAANRGASMQRDFTYYPNGQLHTIAGTASTPWVNRVYAYDTLDRLSLAERPQLTKAYDFDSAENQLHTIVDASVSETYAYAAGTNRLSAVATAQGKTFDYDANGNTILIASGTNRVFTYNQENRLIGVSEDGNPLGTYVYNGFAQRAAKTAGGVATLYLYDFSGNLVCEAEGTGGGIQKEYIHHGRSRLAMADPGAGAVCSGNTKVCVYFTHNDLLGTPELMTDSTNTAVWEAAYDGFGEATIHPASTVVNNFRFPGQYYDAETGLHYNRHRYYDPKTGRYMTPDPIGLAGGINPYVYTENDPINKIDLAGENTIAIGAGAGSFIGGPPGAVIGAAIGAGIGVAAGYAISEPCKEDDLERKCEENLTRDLATCSALGKRDGKTAYAICERQAYARYARCLQGSDITPPLPPWGTK; translated from the coding sequence ATGGGGAACCTCATCGGGGTCGGTTCCGCGGATTCCGGGACCACCACGTACGGGTACCGGGCGGAAGGGACCCTGGTGTGGAGGATCGATGCACGAGGCATCCGCACGGACTACACCAGCGACCTTCTCTACCGGATCAAGGAGGCGAGCTACCCGGCCGTGGGGGATCTTGGCGCCTACACGGTGAGCTACACCTACGACCAGCGCGCAAACGGCAAGGGGCATCCGACCACCGTCACGGATCCTTCCGGCACTACCCTCTTGAACTACGACGCCAGGGGAAGGCTCAAGGAGAAGAAATCCACCGTTTCGGGGTTTCAATTCACCCTCTCGCGCACGTTTTCCCCCGCGGGCCGAGTGAACCAGCTGACCTATCCGAGCGGCAGGACGGTGACCTACAGCCGCGCGGGTTGCGGATGCAAGCTCACCGGGGTGAGCACGACCTACGGGGCCGAATCGGCCACGACCATCCTCGAGAACCTCACCTACCAGCCTTTCGGCCAGGCCACCGGCATGGGCTGGGGAAACGCCGGGAGCGTGGTGAGCGAATACGATCTCAACGGGCGTCTCACCGCGGCAAATCGCGGCGCCTCCATGCAGCGCGACTTCACCTACTACCCCAACGGGCAGCTTCACACGATCGCGGGCACGGCCTCCACTCCGTGGGTGAACCGCGTCTACGCCTACGACACCTTGGACCGGCTGAGCCTTGCCGAGCGCCCGCAGCTGACAAAAGCCTACGACTTCGACTCCGCGGAAAACCAGCTTCACACCATCGTTGACGCCTCGGTGAGCGAAACTTACGCCTACGCTGCCGGAACGAACCGCCTGAGCGCCGTCGCGACCGCGCAAGGCAAAACCTTCGACTATGACGCCAACGGGAACACGATCCTTATCGCCTCGGGAACGAACCGGGTTTTCACCTACAACCAGGAAAACCGTTTGATCGGAGTCTCCGAAGACGGAAACCCCTTAGGCACCTACGTCTACAACGGGTTCGCCCAGAGGGCGGCAAAGACGGCGGGAGGGGTCGCGACGCTCTATCTCTACGATTTTAGCGGGAACCTCGTCTGCGAGGCCGAGGGAACCGGCGGCGGCATTCAAAAGGAGTACATCCACCACGGAAGGAGCCGCCTTGCGATGGCCGATCCCGGCGCCGGGGCCGTTTGTTCGGGGAACACCAAGGTGTGCGTGTACTTCACTCACAACGACCTCCTGGGAACGCCCGAGCTCATGACCGATTCCACCAACACCGCGGTCTGGGAAGCCGCCTACGACGGCTTCGGCGAAGCGACGATCCATCCCGCCTCCACCGTCGTCAACAACTTCCGCTTCCCGGGTCAGTACTACGATGCCGAGACGGGCTTGCATTACAACCGGCACCGGTACTATGATCCAAAAACCGGGAGGTACATGACCCCTGACCCGATAGGATTAGCAGGCGGGATCAATCCGTATGTTTACACGGAGAATGATCCTATCAACAAGATCGATCTGGCAGGTGAGAACACCATTGCGATCGGTGCTGGGGCTGGCAGCTTTATTGGTGGTCCCCCAGGAGCAGTTATCGGTGCGGCCATTGGTGCAGGGATTGGTGTGGCCGCAGGATATGCCATATCGGAGCCATGTAAAGAAGATGACCTCGAACGAAAGTGTGAAGAAAATTTGACAAGGGACTTGGCCACCTGTTCAGCGCTTGGCAAGAGAGATGGAAAAACAGCGTATGCAATATGTGAACGTCAAGCGTACGCACGTTATGCCCGTTGCTTACAGGGAAGCGATATAACGCCACCACTCCCACCATGGGGTACAAAATGA